Proteins encoded within one genomic window of Desulfosalsimonas propionicica:
- a CDS encoding ORC-CDC6 family AAA ATPase: MPKLNPFHELYVTETTSPEDFVKLFSPVLVESALALFKPGNVVLMGVQGSGKSMLLNLLKTDIRLAYSKLNETLPIPEEYSNFIGAGINLTRSGALDFGQRPVDNAEEEDLLKLPLFFADFINYWIVNDIINSLLDLEKANNGRIAKSLGLKATSSNLNKFSKALSKDDCWFGYLEDSENFESLRKKINERIQTYRKFFNYNIDKIPKDIIRSKTSVGEPISKAVLLLRETKVIPEKMQVFIRIDQYEQLGHLKLWNGELGKQFKRIINKCIGLRNPNISYRIGVRKYGWETDLEIYGTSARLEAERDYKIINLDEVTKRHENRSGWIFPRFTEDVFERRLKNSGFKIPHDCKDLQLRVLGKGLSPEEKARRYGGQSPSRAVKIESTWTDETQKTLKEITKASPLSAKLYEGWLRQNREFVHPVCIDDKLPFDKKPYWKKERKHIALMQIAGRCAERMIWTGKEEVIHLSGGNILAYISICQHIWHVWVRSEHEKRQNIDNLPLPTPIPDEIQTIGIHAASTYWLNKLTEQPGGDVRKKFIDFLGAIFHKNMLYDLAMSYPGGNGFSIKNEELERDREIGGFLKQAADYGALFDIPHTTKTPDKLPRTKFYLNPIFSPYYRLPAQRTKEPSYVRISEIREWMIKAEVITKGATPRQLSLFDLETEEDK, from the coding sequence CTTTTTAGCCCTGTTTTGGTGGAATCTGCACTTGCACTATTTAAACCGGGTAACGTTGTTCTTATGGGGGTGCAGGGGAGTGGCAAAAGCATGCTTCTCAATTTATTAAAAACAGATATTCGGTTAGCATATTCAAAGCTAAACGAAACACTGCCAATCCCTGAAGAATATAGTAATTTTATAGGGGCTGGAATTAATCTTACTCGTAGCGGAGCGTTGGATTTTGGTCAAAGACCAGTAGATAATGCTGAAGAGGAAGACCTCTTAAAGCTGCCCCTGTTTTTCGCGGATTTTATAAACTATTGGATTGTTAATGATATTATCAATTCATTGTTAGATTTGGAAAAAGCAAATAACGGAAGAATAGCCAAGAGTTTGGGACTTAAAGCTACCTCTTCAAATTTAAACAAATTTTCAAAGGCCTTGTCTAAAGACGATTGTTGGTTTGGCTATTTGGAGGATTCAGAAAATTTTGAGTCACTAAGAAAAAAAATAAACGAGAGGATACAAACTTATCGGAAATTTTTTAACTACAATATAGATAAAATACCCAAGGATATTATTCGATCAAAGACTTCTGTTGGCGAGCCAATATCAAAGGCAGTTTTATTGCTTCGTGAAACAAAGGTAATCCCCGAAAAAATGCAGGTTTTTATAAGAATTGATCAATATGAACAGTTGGGGCATTTGAAACTTTGGAATGGCGAACTTGGGAAACAATTTAAAAGGATTATCAATAAGTGTATCGGACTTAGAAATCCTAATATCTCCTATAGGATCGGTGTTAGGAAATACGGTTGGGAAACCGATTTAGAAATTTACGGCACCTCTGCCAGACTCGAAGCGGAGCGGGATTATAAAATCATTAATCTGGATGAAGTTACGAAACGCCATGAGAACCGTTCGGGTTGGATTTTTCCCAGGTTCACCGAAGATGTTTTTGAACGAAGACTAAAAAACTCCGGCTTTAAAATACCACATGATTGCAAAGATTTACAGCTACGAGTCTTGGGAAAAGGCCTAAGCCCTGAGGAAAAGGCTCGTAGATACGGCGGACAATCCCCATCTCGGGCAGTCAAAATTGAAAGTACCTGGACAGACGAAACCCAGAAAACACTTAAGGAGATTACAAAGGCCAGCCCACTTTCTGCGAAGCTTTACGAAGGTTGGCTTAGACAAAATAGAGAGTTCGTCCATCCTGTATGTATAGATGATAAACTGCCTTTTGACAAAAAACCTTACTGGAAAAAAGAAAGAAAGCACATTGCTTTGATGCAAATTGCAGGCCGATGTGCCGAAAGAATGATCTGGACAGGAAAAGAAGAAGTAATTCACCTTAGTGGTGGAAATATACTTGCCTATATCAGTATCTGTCAGCATATTTGGCATGTTTGGGTTCGCTCCGAACATGAAAAGAGGCAGAATATAGATAATTTACCACTTCCAACGCCGATACCTGATGAAATTCAAACAATCGGGATACACGCCGCAAGCACATATTGGTTAAATAAGTTAACAGAGCAACCCGGGGGAGATGTTAGGAAGAAATTTATAGACTTTTTAGGTGCTATTTTTCACAAAAATATGCTTTACGATCTTGCAATGTCTTATCCCGGTGGGAACGGATTTTCAATCAAGAACGAGGAACTTGAAAGGGATCGAGAGATAGGTGGCTTTTTGAAGCAGGCGGCGGACTATGGGGCTCTTTTTGACATTCCACACACAACCAAAACACCAGACAAGCTACCTCGGACAAAATTTTACCTAAACCCTATTTTTTCGCCTTACTATAGATTGCCCGCACAGAGGACCAAAGAACCATCTTATGTTAGGATCTCTGAAATAAGAGAATGGATGATCAAAGCAGAAGTAATAACCAAAGGTGCTACACCTCGGCAACTGTCACTCTTTGATTTAGAAACAGAAGAGGATAAATAA
- a CDS encoding endonuclease III domain-containing protein: protein MQNQVYPTDKTVRTVCSILQSQYLISSLGNKSNPLDEYLYILLSLRTHEKGTKSAYRAFKKHYPSWSAAEKASPMELSKVITCAGLSKQKANNIYKTLKYLKSEFGSVSMAKLKNLPKDEVERYLLHLPGVGLKSAKCIMMFSFGFNVLPVDVHVFRLSSRLGWCNCGKSKDAHVLMSKIVPKDLYYSFHVLCVQHGRNVCRGHHPSCEYCCISGYCKFQKS from the coding sequence ATGCAAAACCAAGTCTACCCTACAGACAAGACAGTCCGAACAGTTTGCTCCATACTCCAAAGCCAATATCTTATTTCTTCCTTGGGGAACAAGAGCAATCCATTAGACGAGTATTTGTATATTTTGTTGTCTTTAAGAACACATGAAAAGGGAACTAAGTCAGCCTATAGGGCATTTAAAAAACATTATCCTTCATGGAGTGCAGCGGAAAAGGCATCACCGATGGAATTGTCCAAGGTTATAACATGTGCCGGGTTATCCAAACAAAAGGCCAACAATATTTATAAGACTCTTAAATATTTGAAATCCGAATTTGGTTCAGTATCAATGGCCAAATTAAAAAATCTGCCAAAGGATGAGGTTGAAAGATACTTGCTCCACCTACCTGGGGTAGGCCTAAAATCTGCGAAATGCATTATGATGTTTTCATTTGGTTTTAATGTCTTACCCGTAGACGTACATGTTTTCCGTCTATCTTCAAGGTTAGGATGGTGTAATTGTGGAAAAAGCAAGGATGCGCACGTTTTAATGTCCAAAATTGTTCCAAAAGATCTATATTACTCTTTCCACGTTCTATGTGTGCAACATGGTAGAAATGTTTGCAGGGGGCATCACCCTAGCTGCGAATACTGTTGCATCTCAGGGTATTGTAAATTCCAGAAATCTTAA